AAGATTTTAGTTTATAGTTTTTTGGAAGAGGGTTGGAGGCACAGTGTCCGGTTTGATCTGGGAAGCTTTCTCTTTGTGCCTGATGTTGTCAGTATGGTGCAAGATGAATCTTTCTATTATCCTCTCTGCCAGGAAGAATTTCTTCATGCCTAAGTTTGGCTCATTTTAGCATTTTTAAGATCCGTTGGCTAGATTTTATGTACTTTATTCAATTATGAAGCTCGAGTTAGCATAAGAATTTGATGCAAATGCATCAGCAATCCAGTGATTTATTCCTATTCTCAAATAAAGTCAATCCTTGTTCATCTATTGCCTTCTCAGAAAGATAGAATTTTTTAGTAAATTGCACTAGTAATCCAGTGACGGCATAAGATCTCTGACTTCCACTTTTCGAAAATTTTCATAGTGAATTGGTAGTTATCTTGAGTTCATTCCCTCAGAATAAGGGAATACCATTCCTGGAATCATTTCAATTGCCACGGTACATTTTCTTTAGATAACAACATCACTCACTACCACAGTCAGGACCACCACCACCGAGGCAACTTTCGGAATGATTATTTTCCTGACCATACCAAAGATAATAAGAGGAGTGAGAAGTGCATTCATTTTCTTTCCGTCAAAACCATTCCAGTGAACCAAAAGTTAGCTAATAGTTTCATATACAAATCCACAGAATACCATTTCCTTTATTGTATTGTCAATATTATCACAAGAGCTGCTGTTTTATGGTTGAAAATTTTATCAAATAGTCTGCAATGTGTGTTCGCCTTGTTGATTACTCAATAGATGTATGTTGTCGTGATTACTCCGGCAGTTAAGCGAAATTTTAGAAGTCAGAACTTTAGACATGCTAGAAATTGAGTTTATATATTACCATTGATTGTTCGATGAAAAGTTCTTTTGGGAATTTAGATTGTGAGAGATACAAGTAGGACTTTTGGTTGGTCGTACAAATTCTGAGATCATCTGCTGCAAGTTATCATCCTTAGACTTTTGATTGTGTCTCTACTGACCACGCTTTGTGCCCTTTGGATAGGAATTTGCCTGCTAATTATCTGTATGAAGTGATGTAATTAGACTTTGGGTGGTAAGACACGAGATCCTCAATTGCTGTCTCTGGTTTTCATTCAGTCCCTTGTGGTAATAGATGgtgaaatatttttcttttcttttctttttcagaaTAAGATGACACCAAGGACTTTAGAAGTGTTCAAGCTGCCTCCATTGTATAAAAGCATATTTTACACTTAGATGATTGCAGTTGATTGATTCATCTCTTCACATTTTATACCCTTGTAAAGAGTGATTTGTGAGTGGTAAGATAATTTTAAGGTGCCCTTGAAATGGGTGTTGTGAtataagttcaaaactgaaCTTTGTTTAGTAAATATGTATACAGTATATACTTTTCTCATCACATATTCATGCTTCTTTCCTTTAGTATATCATATATAAGGCTCATCTGCTCACGAAgctaaagaataaaataaatattatcacAATATTCATGTGCAGTATTCTTTACTGTGTTTGGTTcgaagatatatatatatatatatagcattTAGTTGAAAAATTTGAATGGGAGGTAAAATGAGAGGACAAAtgttattttcttctttgtaaattttatattttagaatggacatttcaaaataaaaaattgtattccggattataaatttaaaaaacaattttttatttttggactatatatttcaaaataagtCGGCAGATTGCATactcctaaaccctaaactgaATCTGCAATATGAGAACAATATTGAATCTGGAATATGAGAACATATTGATAATTTACTTTCAGAAGAAGGTTGATTCTTCCTGCACTCGATTATTTTGAATAGGCACCCAATTGTAAACAGGAAAACTAAATTATTCTTAATGAACTTGACATTAGGTTAGTGAGAGATTTGCACCCAATACACGCACCCAACGTTTTTCTCTTCTTCGTTTCTACAGTGAACCTTACGACGCAACACTCATTTTCGTCCGTCACAGCTACCGTTGCAGGCAGCACCGTCGTAGGGAGAGCAGGACCTCTTCGTTTCTACAGTGAACCTTACGACGCAACACTCATCTTCGTCCATCACAGCTACCGTTGCAGGCAGCACCGTCGTAGGCAAAGCAGGACCTCTGAGGCAGCGAAACCCAGGAATGAACTTCGGAGAAGGAAGCATCGTCGAAGAAGACAAGGTAAGTGCTGCGAATCTATTTATTCGGAATTCATGTATGCCTGCGGATATATTCATCTGGAACTCATTTGTGCCTACCGGATATATTTATCCAGAATTCAACTTTGGATAGCGGATATATTTATCCATAATTGATGGTTTGAGCTACAGATATTTTCATCCGTAGCACATTCCATACATTTTGGATATTTTCATCCGTAGCACATTCCATACATTTTGGATATTTTCATCCGGAGCACATTCCATGCCttttggatatttttatccgtagcaCATTCCATACATTTTGGATATTTTCATCTGTAGCACATTTCATGCCTTCCGGATATTTTCATCCGTAGCGCATTCCATGCATTCTGGATATTTTCATTCGTAACACATTTCATGCCTTTCGGATATTTTCATCCGTAGCACATTGCCTTCTGGATATCTTTATCCGTAGCACATTCACCATTCAATATTTTCAAAAGTGAAGAAGACATGGGCATAataggatttttaaaaaaaaaacgtcGGGTGCCAGTCACAATTGATCGGGTGCAAGAAGCAATTGCCTAAAGTTAATTGCATCTAGTAAAACAGTAAAATTTTTGgcttccatatatatatattgcttGATTTGTTCTGAATAAAAAAGATTCGGAATGTGCCCCTTTCAACCCCTTTAACTTTTTCTTTGAATCTCATGTGCCCCTCCCAACACATGACACACATTCGTTGGGGGATAAAAGGTTCTACAAACATCACTCTCTTGGCCTAATTGATTTGAGGAATGTAACCATTTCTTTTCATTGCACTTCCATCCAAGAATTTCGAGAGTGCTTACCAAACTATTGGTTTGCTACTTCAATGACAATTAGGCACATGGtttcacaattttattttgtcttttctaatGGTTTTTTATTAAAGTCCAAAacttaattctttaaatttgtttagtttagtgggttttaatccattaaaaacACCAAAATTATAGACTTTTGAATATGTATATTCGGAAGTATGATAGTGTCTTTCGGATAAAGATGTTCGTAGTTAAATAGTACAATTTCGGATGACAATGTCCGTAGACAAACATGACACTTCTGGATACCAATGTCCATTGGCAAAACTGACACTTTCGGATGTCAATATTCCATAGGCAAAACTGACACTTTCGGATGTCAATATCCATAGGCATGTGACTTTTGGATATTGATGTCCATAAGCAAATATGTCACTTTcggatattaatatccataaGCAAATTTGTGACAAGGGCAAAGTTGGGTTTAAAAAGTTACATCGGGTACAGGAAGCAGATCGGGTGCAGGAGGTAATTGCCTCATAATAATAGATTTGGAATTTCAAATTCTATAATGTGTGGGGTGCGGAATGCAATACCCTTAAGGCTAATATGTACAGTAATAGGCCCATTTATGTGTGTTATTGGACTCAGCCCAACAAATAGGTAACCCaaacttcatttttttattgagtGAGAACTGATCTAGCTTCTATATGTAAGATTTAGaagataatgtaaaaaaatgaaatagaatAAAATAGTTTTACGTTATTGTCTAATTAAAAATTAGGTTTAATTATTCTTccttatattaatttattttctccaatttaaaatttttattaataaaatatttaattaaatctcTCAGTTTTAAAAGTATAAGCATAGAACTTTTTCAAGATTAAATGAAGTTCctccatttttaaaaatatagtataATAACTCTTTTATCCATTAAAACTGACGGGTTTTATAAATTGTCATTATATATCTCTCATTATCTAGTTATGCAAAAATTAAAACTGTTGATTAACAATTATGATTTATGATACTATTTGAAAGAAAAGTGACgacattaatattatttttatatagcATTATACCCTtggaattttttaaattggtttattttaaaaataaaataagtagtTTTTAGaactaactttaaaaaaataaaatataattataatcttcTTAAAAAGTCGAAACTTATAAATGGTGATCGCACTCTATGCTAAGTTTTTTCTTCTTACGTGTAATTTATACAAAACTTAGGAAACAatattcttcttccttccataAAGTCTCTGTAATTCTAAACATAGACTTAATTTCATTTTATGTAACTGTTTTATTCAGGATTGTCCTATGAAATTACATATTGTTCAGCAATCTGCATTAATATTAgtagttttaaatattttgttggtattttaaatttttgataaatttatttcagttttctaaattcaaaattaatcttttgtagtttctattattaaaaaaactgttttgattttTCTCTCTAAACGTAACcaaaataatactttaaaaaatatgatacgAAAATTGCCAATAAAATGACTTGCAATctattaataatataagtaGATCTTTTAACGAAAAATGTATAAAGAAACTAAGAttagttcttttaaaataacgtatactaaaatattaatacttaCATTTTAAATCAAGTGGTCAATACAGTGTGCTAAAAGGAAGTACAAagcaaaaaatatatatatatatatatatatatatatatattaaaataatgcaCATACGGATTTTGCATTTCTAGATAAGTAGAGAGGACATTAAAACATATAAAggtaaaaagttataaaatgtgaaacgttaattatttaattttaaaactaatagttttctatgttattttttctctctcttgtttttttaagttatttttttatatttttcatcaaatattttatactagaaaaaaaatattagattggTCCTAATTGATTAGATCCACTTAGGATATGTTTTTTTCTTAACTTTATGTCCAAGTATTTTAGGTTTTCACATGTTTAACCAATtaagaatgtttttttttaattgggcTTGTCTCATAATACTTTAGGGTTTCACATGTTTAACAAGGtgaaaatgttttcttttaattggtctattttttcattaattaatgTTTTGGTTGGTTATCTATATGGTATAACTTATAGTTATGAGGACTTTGaaagtttttaaattctttctCCCAATTCCAATTTGGACTTGTTATTGATTGGAAAACAAACAATTGTAAATGTAAGGGTAGTTGCATTAATGATTAATGATGTTGTTTTAAAGTAATTGTATTTATTGAAATTGTAGTTAAAATAGActtaaaaaccaaaaacaaaaatcatttttttgaGGTGTGAGTGATTATTGTCTTATAAAAACTTATATGCGATGTATTGcacaaatttttttatgatataacATAAACTTCTTGAATAATACCGAGTACCAAAACAAGTAAATAAACTCCTATAGAATAAGAACTCATAACACTTAAATATTAGaaagtaaaataaaagaatgaaggggtgaaaaagaaaagaggaaGTCATGAGTGAGATGTGTTGAAGAGGCATAGGAGACCTCTTTTATAAAGGGAGAAGAAAACAATTGTCGTTGATCCATTCCCGATTTCAAAAGCGCATGAAATCCAGTTCCAACAAAGGAGATTCAAAAGACAGGATCTTGCATCGAAGATCCAACTCCAAGGGAGATCGAGACTTGTGGAAGAGGATCTCATGTCCATAAAACACTCCAAGAAAATCAGAACATGTGCAAAGAGGTTGCCAGAAAAGACGCAACAATGACAATCTACTTGCGATATCCACGTTCGATGTACAAACGTTCACATATAAAAGTGATATCTTTTGTCATATCTCTTCCGAAATTACAACAAAAATTGTATAAGAATAAATTTTCGTAAGTGTGTGATTTTAAATGAGGTAGTATGTTCTTTTGGACTCgtttaagattttcaaaatataataagaaaTTAATGGTATAgttattgttttgatttattttaataattggtATTGAGATTTTAGGTTTGTTTTGCAAAAAAAACATACATATTTTGGTTATGCAAGCAGAATTTAGAACTTTGGACCGTGCTACAAAAG
The sequence above is a segment of the Phaseolus vulgaris cultivar G19833 chromosome 2, P. vulgaris v2.0, whole genome shotgun sequence genome. Coding sequences within it:
- the LOC137809505 gene encoding uncharacterized protein, whose protein sequence is MVWNSMVVLAVARASAEAWECIAEPLSSDQILDLVCCFPLHQLALCLYSFFCAPHFNYSYFPSDSDDDDDDDDYSRFDYYYQSYSDSTQFHSLRIREYHSWNHFNCHGTFSLDNNITHYHSQDHHHRGNFRNDYFPDHTKDNKRSEKCIHFLSVKTIPVNQKLANSFIYKSTEYHFLYCIVNIITRAAVLWLKILSNSLQCVFALLITQ